Within the Aeromicrobium sp. Root236 genome, the region CGTGGGGGAGCAGTACGTCTCGTTCGAGCCGACCTCCAAGAAGGGCCCCGTGCTCAAGGACGGCGACACGGTGCACGGCACCAAGGAGAGCCTCCCGCTGGGTGAGGACGTCCTCCTGCAGGACCTCAGCCACTTCGTCTCGAGCCTCGACGGCAGCGAGCTCAACACCGTCGTCACCGAGCTCGGCACGATGTTCCGCGACAACGCCAGCCCGATCCGGTCCATGGTGGACAGCGCGCAGGAGTTCATCGAGTCGGCCGCGGCCAACGAGTCGGCGACGATGGACCTGCTGGACAACGCCCAGACCGTCCTCCAGACCCAGCAGGACCACTCGGCCGAGATCCGCTCGTTCGCCCGCGACCTCTCCGCCCTGACCGGTACGCTCGCGGCCTCGGACAGCGACATCCGGCGCATCCTCGCCAAGGGTGGCCCAGCCGCTGACGAGCTGAGGAGGTTGGTGAGCACGCTGCGCACTGAGCTGCCCCCGGCCCTCAAGCACCTGACGAGCGTCACCGAGGTGCTCGACGCCCGGCTGCCCGCCCTCGAGCAGCTGCTCGTCACGTTCCCGCGACTGATCGCGGCCGGGCCGTCGGCGCTGACCCCCGGCGACCAGAAGTTCGGCCGGGTCAACCTCAACCTCAACCAGAGTCCGGCCGCGTGCACCGAGGGATACCTGCCTCCCGGACAATGGCAGCCAACGTCGAAGGAGAGCTTCTTGCCGTACTACCCGGCCGAGTGCGCGTCCGGCCCACCGGTGAACATGCGTGGCATGAAGTACGCGCCCGACCCGATCGACTGGAAGAAAGAGCTCGCTGGGGGCGACGAGTGAGCCGTACGTCCGTGGTCAACGCGGTGCTCGGCGTGGTCCTGGTGGTGTTGTGCGCGTGGCTGGTGGTGTTCGTCGTGAGCGGTGACAAGGCTGCCCCGGGCACGACACCCGCGGAGTCCGTGGCCTCGGAGTACTCCGACATCACGCGGGCCGCGCGCGCCGAGACGATGGCATTCCTCTCGGTCGACCACAAGAAGATGGACGAGCTGACCGCTCGCGTCCTCGAAGGTGCCGCCGGGACGTTCAAGAAGCAGTACCAGTCGTCCGTGAAGTCGCTCAAGGACACCGCGATCGCCCAGGAGTCGATCTCCAAGGGCAGCGTCAACGAGATCGGGCTGAGCGAGGTCGACTCAGACGCCGCGACGGTCTTCGTCGCCGCGGCCAGCAAGGTGCAGAACAAGGGCACCAAGGGCAAGGTCGAGGACCGGGCCTGGCGGATCAAGCTCTCCATGGTCAAGCAGGGCGACCGTTGGCTCGTCTCCCAGCTCGAGTTCGTGGGCTGACATGGCGAAGGTGAAGCGCGACGAACGCGTCTGTCCGTTCTGCGCCGAGACGATCAAGGCGTCGGCGATCCGCTGCCGCTTCTGCCACTCGGACGTGACCCCGTTGGTCGAGCCCGAAGCGGCTGCGAAACCGCAGGTCAGGTCCCGGCCCAAGGCGCGAGCGGCCGCCGTCGAGCCGCCCGAGGCCGATGAGCCGGAGACCGAGGAGGCGGACGAGGCCGAGGCGTCCACGGCGTCGCCGAGAGCCCGGCTCGCGACCCTCTCGCTCCACCAGCGGCTGACCGTCGTGCTGGCCCTGCTCGTCGCGCTGGCCGCCGCGGGCGTCGGCACGATGTGGTGGCAGGCCGAGCATGGCTCCGCCACGGTCGCGCCCGGCGGCACGCTGGTCGGCGAGGACGCCCGCACCGAGGTGCTGGTCGCCGGCGCCGATCTCGCGCAGCGCACCCTGTCGTACGACTACAAGACGCTGGCCAACGACATGGAGGTCGCCCGCGCCCGGATGACGCCGTCGTTCCGCAAGCAGTACGACTCCACGATGGCCGAGGTCCGCGCCAACACGACGAAGAACAAGATCGTGCTCCAGACCGTGGCCGTCTCGTCCGCGATCATCAGCGCGACCGAGCACAAGGCGAGGGTCCTAGTGTTCGTCAACCAGACCACGACCGCCGGCACCGGCAAGAACGCCAACCAGCAGGCCCTCCAGAGCAGCCTCGTCATCACGCTGACCCGAGGCGGCGGCGACTGGGCCATATCCAAACTGAAGATGCTCGGCTAGGCTAGAACACGTTCTAGTTCTGGTCCTGTGAAGCGAGGAGGCGGATCGCTGATGGCAAGGGTTGAGGTCGATTTCGACGCGTGTGAGTCGAACGCCCTGTGTGAGGCAATGGCACCCGACATGTTCTTCGTCGACGACG harbors:
- a CDS encoding MCE family protein, which translates into the protein MRRGIKVRLIAFVLLSALGTLYIGASYLGFVDQALGRGYTVHVLLPSSGGLYEGSEVTYRGVRIGKVAKMDVDNDGLKVDLALEHGTKVPVGSPVFVHNLSVVGEQYVSFEPTSKKGPVLKDGDTVHGTKESLPLGEDVLLQDLSHFVSSLDGSELNTVVTELGTMFRDNASPIRSMVDSAQEFIESAAANESATMDLLDNAQTVLQTQQDHSAEIRSFARDLSALTGTLAASDSDIRRILAKGGPAADELRRLVSTLRTELPPALKHLTSVTEVLDARLPALEQLLVTFPRLIAAGPSALTPGDQKFGRVNLNLNQSPAACTEGYLPPGQWQPTSKESFLPYYPAECASGPPVNMRGMKYAPDPIDWKKELAGGDE